Proteins from one Marinobacter alexandrii genomic window:
- a CDS encoding ABC transporter permease subunit, with protein MIKILKYSFYDLIRSRWSYVYLAFYMLLGFVLLFLNSDLSKATITLMNIIVVLTPMIGTIFGIMYFYNSREFTELLLSQPIKRSTIFAGQYLGLSLSLSMSLIVGLGIPFLVYGIGQSDAVGNFVTLLMSGTFLTFIFVALSLNIGLSNSNKIKGFGYAILLWLFFAVIYDGLFMISLVVFGDYPLDKFALGASLFNPIDLSRIMILLKLEISALLGYTGALFQKFFGTNLGFFASVGILVVWIAIPFGLILRKAAQKDF; from the coding sequence ATGATTAAGATTCTAAAATATAGCTTTTATGATTTGATCAGGAGTAGGTGGAGCTACGTTTATCTCGCTTTCTATATGCTTTTAGGATTTGTTTTACTCTTCCTCAATTCAGACTTATCCAAAGCGACCATTACCCTAATGAATATTATTGTGGTACTCACACCTATGATCGGTACCATCTTCGGCATCATGTATTTCTACAACTCCAGAGAGTTTACAGAACTACTTCTTTCACAACCAATTAAACGGTCGACCATTTTTGCAGGACAATACCTAGGACTCTCGCTTTCATTATCTATGAGCTTGATTGTAGGACTAGGTATTCCATTCCTTGTGTATGGTATTGGTCAATCTGATGCTGTTGGCAACTTTGTCACCTTACTCATGTCAGGAACCTTCCTAACCTTCATTTTCGTTGCATTGTCGCTCAATATCGGCCTCAGCAATTCAAACAAAATCAAGGGTTTCGGTTATGCCATTTTGCTCTGGCTTTTCTTCGCAGTGATCTATGATGGTTTGTTTATGATTTCTTTGGTAGTATTTGGAGATTATCCTTTGGATAAGTTTGCATTAGGCGCATCGCTTTTTAATCCAATTGACCTCAGTAGAATAATGATTCTATTGAAACTTGAGATCTCAGCTCTGTTAGGCTATACTGGTGCCCTTTTTCAGAAGTTCTTTGGAACAAATCTAGGTTTTTTTGCATCTGTTGGGATTCTTGTGGTTTGGATAGCTATCCCATTTGGATTAATACTTAGAAAAGCTGCTCAGAAAGATTTTTAA
- a CDS encoding fasciclin domain-containing protein, translating into MKYFNNLMMILFMTVMIGSCTTPSDDTASTEEQPSSHPMGQASVQDDESAKNILQVAMSSDAHTTLVAGVQAAEIENVLVNAGPLTVFAPTNDAFDALPEGVLENLLKPENKSDLATIITRHAAPGSYDVEGLKKEARKGRKLYMATGDYLEVVVNGDEITVGGAKVIGTIQTSNGVINVVDKVILPN; encoded by the coding sequence ATGAAATACTTCAATAACCTAATGATGATTCTATTCATGACAGTCATGATAGGATCATGTACCACACCGTCAGACGATACGGCGAGCACCGAAGAACAACCATCTAGCCACCCAATGGGGCAAGCTTCAGTTCAGGATGACGAATCAGCAAAAAACATCTTACAAGTAGCCATGTCGTCAGACGCACATACAACACTTGTTGCAGGTGTTCAGGCAGCAGAGATAGAAAATGTACTGGTTAATGCAGGACCGCTAACTGTTTTTGCACCAACAAACGATGCTTTCGATGCGCTACCTGAAGGTGTACTAGAGAACCTTTTGAAGCCAGAGAATAAAAGCGATCTGGCCACAATCATTACCCGTCATGCAGCTCCTGGATCATATGATGTAGAAGGGCTGAAGAAGGAAGCAAGAAAAGGAAGGAAACTCTATATGGCTACCGGAGACTATCTGGAAGTAGTCGTTAATGGCGATGAGATTACCGTGGGAGGAGCCAAAGTGATTGGCACCATACAAACCTCCAACGGAGTGATCAATGTAGTGGACAAAGTGATTTTACCTAACTAA
- the nosZ gene encoding Sec-dependent nitrous-oxide reductase, translating to MKIKMHILLKALVIATLFIVTSCGQGGNQSGALSSNMAERSFVPPGEHDEFYAFISGGYSGQLSIYGLPSGRLFRVVPVFSVDAEKGYGFNEETKPMLNTSFGPVPWDDAHHPDLSQTKGKVDGRWCFINGNNTPRIARISLSSFETEEIIEIPNSAGNHSSSFVTENTEYVVAGTRFSVPVPQRDLPIDEYKGNFKGALTFLSVDQESGEMDLAFQVMMPGFNFDLAHPGRKKSHGWMFFSTYNTEEANSLLEVNASQNDKDYIAAINWKKAEELIASGQFETMETEYAHNIYSESTHMATTTMKKEVKILDPSKYPGLVYFLPTPKSPHGCDVDPSGEYIIGSGKLAAALTAHSFTKMLDAIENEKFDGEAYGIPVLNYEDVVAGVVQGAGLGPLHTEFDAKGNAYTTFFISSEVVKWKLGTWEVLDRQPTYYSVGHLMIPGGNSQEPFGKYLVAMNKITKDRYLPTGPELAHSAQLYDISGDKMELILDFPTIGEPHYAAGAPADLIKPNQTKFYKLEENMHPYAAKNEKEARVERDGDEVHIYMTMIRSHFAPDNIEGIKTGDKVYFHVTNLEQDYDVPHGVSMIGANTSELLIMPGQTETFIWEPKKEGVWPFYCTDFCSALHQEMQGYVRVSAKGADVPLKWSLDGE from the coding sequence ATGAAGATTAAGATGCATATTTTATTAAAAGCATTGGTGATCGCCACGCTGTTTATTGTCACATCATGTGGCCAGGGTGGTAATCAGTCAGGAGCACTAAGTAGCAACATGGCTGAGCGATCTTTTGTCCCTCCAGGTGAGCATGATGAGTTTTATGCATTCATCTCTGGTGGTTACAGCGGCCAACTTTCCATATATGGACTTCCATCAGGACGACTTTTCAGAGTTGTTCCTGTATTCTCTGTGGATGCAGAAAAAGGGTACGGTTTCAATGAAGAAACCAAGCCAATGCTAAACACTTCCTTTGGCCCTGTGCCATGGGATGATGCCCATCACCCTGACCTTTCTCAAACCAAAGGTAAAGTGGACGGTAGATGGTGTTTTATCAATGGCAACAACACGCCACGTATCGCGCGGATTAGTCTGTCATCTTTTGAGACAGAAGAGATCATTGAAATTCCGAATAGTGCTGGTAATCACAGTTCATCTTTTGTAACTGAAAATACCGAATATGTTGTGGCAGGAACTAGATTTTCTGTTCCCGTACCTCAGCGAGATTTACCGATCGATGAATATAAAGGCAATTTCAAAGGAGCATTAACATTCTTGAGCGTAGATCAGGAAAGTGGTGAAATGGATCTGGCATTTCAAGTAATGATGCCTGGTTTTAATTTTGATTTGGCTCACCCTGGAAGAAAAAAATCTCATGGATGGATGTTCTTCTCTACCTACAATACGGAAGAAGCAAATTCACTATTGGAAGTAAACGCCTCTCAAAATGATAAGGATTACATCGCTGCGATTAACTGGAAAAAAGCAGAGGAGCTAATCGCGAGTGGTCAATTCGAAACAATGGAAACAGAGTATGCACATAACATCTACAGTGAGTCTACTCACATGGCTACAACGACCATGAAGAAGGAAGTGAAGATTCTAGACCCTTCTAAGTATCCAGGACTAGTTTATTTTCTACCTACACCAAAGTCACCTCATGGATGCGATGTAGACCCATCAGGAGAATACATCATCGGTAGTGGTAAGCTTGCTGCCGCATTGACAGCTCACTCATTTACTAAAATGTTGGATGCAATTGAGAATGAGAAATTTGATGGTGAAGCTTACGGTATTCCAGTACTAAACTATGAAGATGTAGTAGCTGGAGTGGTTCAAGGAGCTGGTTTAGGTCCATTGCATACAGAATTTGACGCCAAAGGAAATGCGTACACCACGTTCTTTATTAGTTCTGAGGTAGTGAAATGGAAATTAGGTACGTGGGAAGTACTAGATCGTCAACCTACCTATTACTCAGTAGGCCACTTGATGATACCTGGAGGAAACTCTCAGGAGCCTTTTGGTAAATACTTGGTAGCCATGAACAAGATTACAAAAGATAGATACTTGCCAACAGGACCAGAGCTTGCACACTCAGCTCAGCTCTATGACATCTCTGGGGACAAAATGGAATTGATCCTTGATTTCCCAACTATTGGAGAGCCTCACTATGCAGCAGGCGCGCCGGCCGATTTGATCAAACCAAATCAAACCAAGTTTTACAAGCTGGAGGAAAACATGCATCCATATGCAGCTAAGAATGAGAAAGAAGCACGTGTAGAGAGAGATGGCGATGAAGTACACATCTATATGACAATGATTAGAAGTCACTTTGCTCCGGATAATATTGAGGGAATCAAAACTGGAGATAAAGTTTACTTTCATGTAACCAACCTAGAGCAAGATTATGATGTACCTCATGGGGTGAGTATGATTGGAGCGAACACTTCTGAGCTTCTAATTATGCCGGGGCAAACAGAGACGTTTATCTGGGAGCCGAAAAAAGAAGGCGTTTGGCCTTTCTACTGTACTGACTTCTGCTCTGCTCTGCACCAGGAAATGCAGGGATACGTCAGGGTTTCTGCAAAAGGTGCAGACGTACCATTGAAGTGGAGTCTGGACGGAGAGTAG
- a CDS encoding nitrous oxide reductase family maturation protein NosD: protein MRLLFVSILLVWFSLGNAKTIRVCESCDLSIEQAVAATISGDTIFIEKGTYLCENLELTKKLVIIGEEGAVLDGNMTGYVLKLLADSITISGVKIINAGRSYTKDFAAIYTFRANHFLIEDNVIVDPFFGLLIEKSKHGIVRNNVVYGTSVKEDETGNGIHGWHCSDLQIYSNEIYNMRDGIYLEFVDESEIKSNHSHNNIRYGLHFMFSNHDQYLNNRFERNGAGVAVMFSKFIVMKQNQFVNNWGPASYGLLLKEIYDAEVIDNEFIENTMAVFIDGTTRINYTENVFKRNGWAIKVSGGCYANRIYGNDFLGNSFDVSYNSKMNDNTFDGNYWGDYTGYDLDKDGVGDVPYRPVKLFSYIVNKTPETIILLRSLFVDIMNFSERVSPVFTPDNLVDQSPSMKSFK, encoded by the coding sequence ATGCGATTATTGTTTGTTTCTATATTGCTAGTATGGTTCAGTTTAGGAAATGCAAAGACCATTCGTGTTTGTGAAAGCTGTGATCTTAGCATAGAGCAAGCAGTAGCTGCTACAATTTCTGGAGATACCATATTCATTGAAAAGGGTACCTATCTATGCGAAAACCTAGAGCTGACCAAAAAACTGGTAATCATTGGTGAAGAAGGAGCTGTGTTGGATGGAAATATGACTGGCTATGTACTAAAGTTGTTAGCTGACAGCATTACCATCTCCGGAGTGAAAATCATTAATGCAGGAAGGAGCTATACGAAAGATTTTGCTGCTATCTATACTTTCAGAGCTAATCATTTCTTGATAGAAGATAACGTAATAGTAGATCCATTCTTTGGTTTGCTCATTGAGAAGTCAAAACATGGAATAGTCAGGAATAATGTGGTCTATGGTACCTCTGTTAAAGAAGATGAAACCGGGAATGGCATTCATGGATGGCATTGCTCGGACCTTCAGATATATAGCAATGAAATCTATAATATGCGAGATGGGATTTACCTCGAGTTTGTAGATGAAAGCGAAATCAAAAGCAATCACTCACATAATAATATTCGCTACGGTCTGCACTTCATGTTTTCAAATCATGATCAATACTTGAACAATAGATTTGAGAGGAATGGGGCAGGTGTGGCAGTGATGTTTTCTAAGTTCATTGTGATGAAGCAGAATCAATTTGTCAATAACTGGGGGCCAGCTAGTTACGGGTTGCTTTTAAAGGAAATTTATGATGCAGAGGTAATCGACAATGAATTTATTGAAAACACGATGGCCGTTTTCATTGATGGCACTACACGAATCAACTACACTGAGAATGTTTTCAAGCGAAATGGCTGGGCTATCAAAGTATCAGGTGGATGCTATGCCAATCGTATTTATGGTAATGATTTCTTAGGTAATTCCTTCGATGTATCCTACAATTCAAAAATGAATGACAACACGTTTGACGGAAACTACTGGGGAGACTATACAGGCTATGACCTAGACAAGGATGGAGTAGGAGATGTACCTTATCGTCCGGTAAAACTGTTTTCATACATAGTCAATAAAACGCCCGAGACGATCATCTTACTCAGAAGCTTGTTTGTAGATATCATGAATTTTTCAGAGAGGGTCTCTCCAGTTTTTACACCCGATAATCTGGTGGATCAATCACCATCAATGAAATCCTTTAAATGA
- a CDS encoding nitrous oxide reductase accessory protein NosL, whose amino-acid sequence MKSFISLITCLVMCGSVLAQDVINLGKDACAHCNMYIKDQQFVAVAVDQNNSSQKFDAIECLVNYLKEEDESTFSKLLVADYEKNGSLIKAQSAVYLKSKNIASPMGAYLSAYSTREVAERVQKTQGGDLYDWDELKKLFKDSKFGLLDHPTHHHNRPDAYAPIGIMGDHLHHKGGFMLSTRYMRMEMEGNLQGSNDIDNATIFESYMVAPQAMRMDMLMIGVMYAPSDRLTLMIMQNFRRNEMDLRTRMGMNFSTKSEGIGDLKVSALYGIISESNSSLHLNAKVSFPTGSIKSQDDTPMAEGIRLPYPMQLGSGTIDFTVGGTYKGTFEAVSWGAQPLFTIRTGESSEDYRWGNEFTINSWVGYKLTDWVSTAIQISGKNQAIMTGSDEMLNPMMVTTADARNTGFTTINSNLALNFSFGDSPILRAFKAGISYGMPIYQKMEGIQMKQKNTLTAGLRYSI is encoded by the coding sequence ATGAAATCTTTTATTTCTCTAATCACCTGTCTAGTAATGTGTGGGTCAGTTTTGGCTCAAGATGTTATAAACCTTGGAAAGGATGCCTGCGCTCATTGTAATATGTATATCAAAGATCAACAGTTTGTAGCAGTAGCTGTCGATCAAAATAACTCATCTCAAAAGTTTGACGCCATTGAATGCTTGGTTAATTATTTAAAAGAGGAAGATGAATCTACTTTCAGCAAGTTGTTGGTAGCGGATTATGAAAAAAATGGTTCCCTGATAAAGGCTCAATCAGCAGTCTACCTAAAAAGTAAGAACATCGCTAGTCCAATGGGGGCATACCTGTCTGCTTATTCTACAAGAGAAGTTGCAGAGAGAGTCCAAAAAACGCAAGGTGGTGATTTATATGATTGGGATGAACTAAAAAAACTTTTCAAAGACTCAAAGTTTGGACTACTCGATCACCCAACCCATCATCATAATCGACCAGATGCTTATGCACCTATTGGTATTATGGGCGATCACCTCCATCATAAGGGCGGATTCATGCTTTCTACCAGATATATGCGAATGGAAATGGAAGGGAATCTTCAGGGATCGAATGACATTGATAATGCTACAATTTTCGAAAGCTATATGGTGGCACCCCAAGCAATGCGCATGGACATGTTGATGATTGGTGTGATGTACGCCCCTTCAGATCGCTTGACACTCATGATTATGCAAAATTTCAGGCGAAATGAAATGGATCTACGTACCAGAATGGGGATGAATTTCAGTACGAAAAGCGAAGGCATAGGCGATCTAAAGGTGAGTGCTTTGTATGGAATTATTAGTGAATCAAATTCCTCTTTGCATTTGAATGCAAAAGTGAGTTTTCCAACGGGGAGCATCAAGAGTCAAGACGATACCCCTATGGCTGAAGGAATAAGATTACCTTATCCAATGCAGCTTGGTAGCGGGACAATAGACTTTACTGTAGGAGGAACCTATAAAGGAACCTTTGAAGCAGTCAGTTGGGGAGCACAACCACTTTTTACCATACGAACAGGAGAGTCCTCAGAAGATTATAGATGGGGTAATGAATTCACAATAAATTCATGGGTAGGTTACAAACTCACTGATTGGGTAAGTACAGCAATTCAGATAAGTGGAAAAAATCAAGCAATCATGACAGGAAGTGATGAAATGCTTAATCCAATGATGGTAACCACAGCAGATGCAAGGAATACGGGTTTCACAACAATTAATTCTAATTTGGCGCTAAACTTTTCTTTTGGAGATAGCCCAATCTTACGTGCTTTCAAGGCAGGCATATCATATGGAATGCCGATCTATCAAAAAATGGAAGGGATTCAAATGAAGCAAAAAAATACTTTGACTGCAGGGTTACGGTACTCTATTTGA
- a CDS encoding nitrous oxide reductase accessory protein NosL gives MMKRSQLYMLVGAILLGGLFVWPLWNITLEAPQYPDAIGMDIHINKFEDANPNDIKNINIMNHYVGMKDIPETIPEFSIFPKVAIGMIVFGIIIAFIGRRSLYISWFAIMLVLGTIAMYDFYQWEYDYGHDLKENAAIKFTDDKGQPMAYQPPLIGAKMILNFKAISMPRLGAYLMFLGMGLSVLAFIQAKKERIAIQQPTIQMATALLIVGLVTGCSSGPQPINYGQDACAFCMMTIVDKQHSGQLVTETGKAFKYDAIECMLNDLKEWEHPEVRHYLVADYMNPGQLSDATAASYLISQSIPSPMGEFLTAFSSDEERNKIMKDVSGRSLDWTELKSEFELQ, from the coding sequence ATGATGAAACGATCTCAACTATATATGTTGGTGGGAGCGATCCTGCTTGGAGGGCTCTTTGTGTGGCCACTTTGGAATATCACACTTGAAGCACCGCAGTATCCAGATGCAATAGGGATGGATATTCATATCAATAAGTTTGAGGATGCCAACCCTAATGATATTAAGAATATCAATATCATGAATCACTATGTGGGGATGAAAGATATCCCTGAGACCATTCCTGAGTTTAGCATCTTCCCCAAAGTGGCAATAGGTATGATAGTCTTTGGGATAATTATCGCCTTTATTGGAAGGAGATCACTATACATAAGTTGGTTTGCAATAATGCTAGTTTTAGGAACTATTGCCATGTATGATTTTTATCAATGGGAGTACGATTATGGTCATGACCTTAAAGAAAATGCGGCCATCAAATTCACGGACGATAAAGGTCAACCTATGGCGTATCAACCACCGTTGATTGGCGCTAAAATGATTCTGAATTTCAAGGCAATCTCTATGCCTAGACTCGGTGCTTACTTGATGTTTCTTGGAATGGGACTATCGGTACTCGCCTTTATACAGGCGAAAAAGGAGCGAATAGCCATACAACAACCAACCATACAAATGGCTACAGCATTACTTATAGTCGGGTTAGTTACGGGTTGTTCCTCTGGTCCGCAACCGATCAATTATGGACAAGATGCATGTGCTTTTTGTATGATGACTATTGTGGACAAGCAGCATTCCGGTCAATTGGTCACTGAAACAGGAAAAGCTTTTAAGTATGATGCCATCGAATGCATGTTGAATGACTTAAAAGAATGGGAGCATCCGGAAGTGAGACATTATTTGGTGGCTGACTATATGAACCCAGGACAACTATCAGATGCAACAGCTGCTTCATATCTCATATCTCAATCGATCCCCAGCCCAATGGGGGAGTTCTTGACAGCATTTAGTAGCGATGAAGAACGAAATAAAATAATGAAGGATGTTTCAGGGCGATCACTGGATTGGACAGAACTCAAGTCTGAATTTGAATTACAATAA
- the hemN gene encoding oxygen-independent coproporphyrinogen III oxidase has protein sequence MQDLKKYNQPVPRYTSYPTVPFWEPESFTIEAYKKTLQSAYWESSKEVSIYIHLPFCESLCTYCACNTRITKNHQVEGPYLDHVLKEWELYLEMLPEKPLIREIHLGGGTPTFFASENLNKLLSGIISKATLSKEFQMSFEGHPANTRTSHLETLHAIGFNRVSFGIQDFDLNVQKLINRMQSFEQVKAITEKAREIGYTSVNYDVVYGLPGQTPESVQNTLDQIIELKPERIAYYSYAHVPVLRPAQKSYESHLPNADEKWEFMQLGKEAFKAAGYEEVGMDHYVLPGDELLEAREEGELHRNFMGYTPFTSKLLVGLGVSAISDSWSGFAQNEKSIPKYYEILDKGQLPIERGHIHTKADLFFRKHILHLMCDFKTRWHEAEFLEYGILLNYEMLDQLQDEGLITYSDEGMMVLPEGKEVIRVICSALDARMNSSKREHQFSKAV, from the coding sequence ATGCAAGACCTAAAGAAATACAATCAGCCTGTTCCTAGATATACAAGTTACCCGACAGTTCCTTTTTGGGAGCCAGAAAGCTTCACCATAGAAGCCTACAAAAAAACACTTCAGTCTGCCTATTGGGAGAGCAGTAAAGAAGTAAGTATCTACATACACCTTCCATTTTGCGAAAGTTTGTGTACCTATTGTGCCTGCAATACACGTATCACCAAAAACCATCAGGTTGAAGGTCCATACTTGGATCATGTATTGAAAGAATGGGAGCTGTATCTTGAAATGTTGCCGGAAAAACCATTGATCCGGGAGATTCACCTGGGAGGAGGAACCCCCACATTCTTTGCTTCTGAAAATTTGAATAAGCTGCTGTCAGGCATCATCAGCAAAGCAACTTTGTCAAAAGAATTTCAAATGAGTTTTGAAGGACATCCTGCAAATACCAGAACCAGCCATCTGGAGACTTTGCATGCCATTGGATTCAATCGCGTAAGTTTTGGTATTCAGGATTTTGACTTGAATGTACAAAAGCTCATCAATCGTATGCAATCTTTTGAGCAGGTAAAAGCAATTACTGAAAAAGCTAGAGAAATTGGTTACACGTCTGTGAATTACGATGTAGTCTATGGCCTTCCTGGTCAGACACCTGAGTCTGTTCAAAATACACTCGATCAAATCATTGAGCTAAAACCAGAGCGTATTGCTTATTATAGTTATGCGCATGTACCAGTATTACGACCTGCTCAAAAATCATATGAATCCCATCTGCCTAACGCTGATGAAAAATGGGAGTTTATGCAACTGGGTAAAGAAGCTTTTAAAGCAGCTGGATACGAAGAAGTAGGTATGGATCATTATGTATTGCCTGGTGACGAGCTTTTAGAAGCACGAGAGGAAGGAGAGTTACATAGAAACTTTATGGGCTATACACCATTCACCAGTAAGCTTTTGGTCGGCTTGGGAGTTAGCGCGATTAGCGATAGCTGGTCTGGTTTTGCTCAAAATGAAAAGAGTATTCCTAAATACTATGAGATTCTGGATAAAGGCCAACTTCCAATTGAAAGAGGACATATTCACACGAAAGCAGATTTATTTTTCAGGAAGCATATACTCCATCTCATGTGTGATTTTAAGACCAGATGGCACGAGGCAGAGTTTCTGGAGTATGGCATCTTATTGAATTATGAAATGCTTGATCAACTTCAAGATGAAGGGCTAATCACTTATAGCGATGAAGGAATGATGGTACTACCTGAAGGAAAAGAAGTAATTCGAGTGATTTGCTCTGCACTAGACGCTCGCATGAATAGTAGTAAGAGAGAACATCAATTTAGCAAAGCTGTGTAA
- a CDS encoding Rrf2 family transcriptional regulator, protein MFSRACEYAIKIMIYIAAKELEGRRTGLKEVTEAIDSPEAFTAKILQQLVKSKLLNSFKGPAGGFELAQNQEIRLIDIVIAVDGEKLLEECVLGLPSCSSRNPCPVHDKFLLIRNQLKETLLSTDLRDENLLKDISKLKA, encoded by the coding sequence ATGTTTTCAAGAGCTTGCGAATACGCTATAAAAATTATGATTTATATAGCAGCAAAAGAACTGGAGGGTAGGCGCACAGGACTTAAAGAAGTCACTGAGGCAATTGATTCACCAGAGGCATTTACAGCAAAAATTTTGCAGCAGTTAGTGAAAAGTAAATTATTAAATTCTTTCAAAGGGCCTGCAGGAGGCTTTGAGTTGGCGCAGAATCAGGAGATACGATTGATAGATATTGTCATTGCGGTTGATGGAGAGAAATTGCTAGAAGAGTGTGTTTTAGGATTGCCTTCATGTTCGAGCAGAAATCCTTGCCCAGTACATGATAAGTTTCTTTTAATAAGAAACCAATTAAAAGAAACCCTACTATCAACAGATTTGAGAGATGAGAATTTATTAAAGGACATAAGTAAGCTAAAAGCTTAA
- a CDS encoding cytochrome c, translated as MKKLLYISIISSFLFSCGGGDGKSKIDQIKEQSKMEPADPYENWKENHGVGPIKAFTLPTEIDQDLALKGQEVYDAKCTACHKAEKRFIGPSPKGILERRTPAWTMNMILNPEEMVKNDPMAKQLLIDFNGSPMANQNLTEDEARAVLEYFRTL; from the coding sequence ATGAAAAAACTACTTTATATCTCAATAATCTCATCTTTTCTGTTTTCATGCGGGGGAGGTGATGGTAAAAGTAAAATCGATCAAATCAAGGAACAGTCGAAAATGGAACCTGCTGATCCCTATGAAAACTGGAAGGAAAACCATGGCGTTGGACCAATCAAAGCGTTTACTCTCCCGACAGAAATTGATCAAGACCTTGCCCTAAAAGGACAAGAAGTGTATGACGCCAAGTGTACAGCTTGTCATAAAGCAGAAAAGCGTTTCATAGGACCGTCTCCAAAGGGAATTCTTGAAAGAAGGACTCCTGCGTGGACGATGAATATGATCTTAAACCCGGAAGAAATGGTAAAGAATGATCCAATGGCTAAACAGCTCTTGATAGATTTCAATGGATCACCAATGGCCAACCAGAACTTAACGGAGGATGAGGCACGAGCAGTTCTCGAATACTTCCGAACCCTTTAG
- a CDS encoding ABC transporter ATP-binding protein — protein sequence MIQVANLNKSFGKLEVLKGVSFSVDRPGVFAILGHNGSGKTTMLKIILGMVMPNSGDLMVNGETIKKSWEYRKDIAYLPQIARFPDNLTVNELINMILDIRNQKGREAELIKRFGLEKFLDKKLSDLSGGTRQKVNIVLAFMFDAKICILDEPTAGLDPVALIELKQLIEEERQKGKVILITTHIMSLVEELSEQIIFLLDGKIHFQGSIDELTKQTNETNLEHAIAAMLKQ from the coding sequence ATGATACAAGTAGCCAACCTGAATAAAAGCTTTGGAAAGCTTGAAGTACTTAAAGGAGTAAGCTTTTCAGTAGACAGACCTGGGGTGTTCGCCATACTTGGTCACAATGGCTCAGGTAAAACTACCATGCTAAAGATTATTCTTGGAATGGTGATGCCTAATAGTGGTGATTTAATGGTAAATGGTGAGACTATCAAAAAGAGCTGGGAGTATCGGAAGGATATCGCATACCTTCCGCAAATCGCACGCTTTCCTGATAACCTAACAGTGAATGAATTGATCAACATGATCTTAGATATTCGTAATCAGAAGGGAAGAGAGGCAGAACTGATTAAACGCTTTGGGCTGGAGAAATTTTTAGATAAAAAGCTCTCGGATCTTTCAGGAGGTACAAGACAGAAAGTAAATATTGTACTTGCTTTTATGTTTGATGCAAAGATCTGCATCTTAGATGAGCCAACAGCGGGATTAGATCCTGTAGCTCTTATTGAACTTAAGCAATTGATAGAGGAAGAAAGACAGAAGGGAAAGGTCATTCTAATCACTACTCACATTATGAGTTTAGTGGAAGAGCTCTCCGAGCAGATAATTTTTTTGCTTGACGGAAAAATCCATTTTCAGGGATCGATTGATGAGCTAACTAAGCAGACCAACGAGACAAATTTGGAACACGCAATCGCAGCAATGCTAAAGCAATGA
- a CDS encoding sulfite exporter TauE/SafE family protein: MIGAFIIGLFGSLHCVGMCGPVMMAFMGPRQPKSGFALYHLGRILTYVLIGTLLGLIGATAALFQVQKIMAFVLGFGLILLYGIPSVRHSLEKFYYESRFYQILKSFMSRNLSMRKRWFLSGVANGFFPCGLTYVAAAGAVALANPVEGALFMILFGLGTLPALVTLSFAGNIFSQKLKSLIPRSVSIIAILSGSLLIMRGLLTTFPQFNQMVQANAAGLITVCGL, from the coding sequence ATGATTGGAGCTTTCATCATCGGGTTGTTCGGTAGTCTACATTGCGTTGGCATGTGTGGACCGGTGATGATGGCATTCATGGGACCCAGACAGCCCAAATCCGGGTTTGCTCTTTATCATTTAGGGAGAATTCTAACCTACGTTTTGATTGGAACCTTACTTGGATTAATCGGAGCTACAGCAGCTCTCTTTCAAGTTCAAAAGATCATGGCTTTTGTTTTGGGTTTTGGACTTATACTTCTTTACGGAATTCCATCCGTTCGCCATAGTTTGGAGAAATTCTATTATGAATCCAGATTCTATCAAATCCTGAAATCATTCATGTCCAGAAATCTTTCCATGAGAAAGCGCTGGTTTTTAAGTGGAGTGGCAAATGGCTTTTTCCCATGTGGCCTCACCTATGTTGCGGCTGCTGGAGCTGTTGCTTTGGCTAACCCTGTGGAAGGGGCTTTATTCATGATACTATTTGGTTTGGGTACATTGCCGGCTCTCGTTACTTTATCTTTTGCAGGAAACATATTTTCGCAAAAACTAAAATCGCTAATCCCACGATCGGTTTCAATCATTGCTATTCTTTCTGGTTCGCTGCTTATCATGAGAGGATTGCTGACCACTTTTCCTCAGTTCAATCAGATGGTGCAGGCCAATGCTGCAGGTTTGATCACCGTATGTGGATTGTAG